A single Trypanosoma brucei gambiense DAL972 chromosome 9, complete sequence DNA region contains:
- a CDS encoding calmodulin, putative: MSFPKEWTDTWNLFDDRRSGSVTHSDVKHIIRSLGRRYTEAEFNELLHDIPDPIPYQSFVEIMQKPYNGPTEDDLRTALRAFDGNDSGQLKLSELITLLTSLGEKMPEAEVKQLLSEVHTNEDGRVNIDDLARFLCTPLPTTQPDIAELQKQLAGIS; encoded by the coding sequence ATGTCATTTCCAAAGGAATGGACTGACACGTGGAATCTCTTTGACGATCGCCGCTCTGGCAGCGTAACACACTCCGATGTGAAACACATCATTCGCAGCTTGGGTCGCCGTTACACTGAAGCGGAGTTCAATGAGTTGCTGCACGACATCCCCGATCCGATTCCATACCAATCTTTTGTGGAAATCATGCAGAAACCATATAATGGTCCAACCGAAGACGACCTGCGCACAGCGTTGCGTGCATTTGACGGTAACGACTCGGGCCAATTAAAACTTTCAGAGCTCATTACGCTACTCACGTCCCTTGGGGAGAAGATGCCGGAGGCGGAGGTGAAACAATTACTCTCAGAGGTTCACACCAATGAAGATGGCCGAGTAAATATTGATGATCTCGCGCGGTTCCTTTGCACTCCGTTACCCACAACACAACCGGATATTGCTGAGCTGCAGAAGCAACTGGCGGGCATCTCTTAA
- a CDS encoding protein phosphatase 2a regulatory subunit,putative yields the protein MNSGSPSPVRSAEINEAEEVERGGLLPPLHSDSSTSSRSRELSSPNPAFGVVPTVSSWTGGSPSSDSWNDMSRCSSGHSGQSQTVENRHRSANPVFSFGPRATSGGSLRSGTLPNLPKVVLHTRKDNVMREHIYCVGTPDGRRGFLANCLIHAEDMDTQAIVEEMIPGMLLVSTFSDSCCTTASVLSGLVKHLRVVKKDVFVYFIGLIVSLCCSPDLMVVRQISSSLRDIVQFVEDEVVEEILAPLVMSMNMSEWSSPKAVAASLLGALATRKNVIRASEQSVKQYFNQFVNLAGDGSTFVRQVCAESMQFWISVAGAHQVSLKEMTLSLVRKRMSRDGSDAVRYSYVAQLLPLAEKIGRSETTKHLQSLLISASSDSSWRVRYYAANCLSAFSRLCMRPSDLVGVFMSLSRDEMKEVRAAVVEQLGAFTPDIVPMQVAVRACISVSLLAKDEEPLVREAVAKQLHLLLSPLIVQMYSSDQRQQLLMLLTDTNFTVAETATRNSARVVETLLKYMQADAPINLSGSSSSIPIEHTNSAVAARSSCPKKTTKGSAAEEAAVVGADKKGMEDHATEEFIDRTAEELRAHATSVVMGLAEKLRCVSESSIWRMREAAVDALRHFCAAMPWEEFTPLLNTIRALLRDPVNVVRTRSADTLAVVAGAYGPEMAAFMMSELLDNEFDLANNLPFTSRIVAIRCLSSLVPLVDSFRSGDNRHHELRERWVSTISLLAEDDVPNVRLMLARTIAEHWNWYKSCAAKSEVICNCVERLKRDVDVDVVNAVRDLHLNFRKA from the coding sequence ATGAACTCCGGTAGCCCAAGTCCTGTCCGTAGTGCAGAGATAAACGAAGCGGAAGAGGTGGAGCGCGGCGGGTTGCTACCGCCTCTACATTCGGATTCAAGCACCTCGTCGCGCTCCAGGGAACTTTCATCACCCAACCCTgcttttggtgttgttccaACTGTGTCCAGTTGGACAGGTGGCTCGCCTTCCTCAGATTCATGGAATGATATGAGCCGCTGTTCATCCGGCCACAGCGGTCAATCACAAACTGTGGAGAACCGACATCGGTCAGCAAATCCTGTGTTTTCGTTTGGCCCACGAGCAACGAGCGGCGGAAGCCTGCGGAGCGGTACATTACCGAACTTACCAAAAGTGGTCCTGCACACAAGGAAAGACAACGTAATGAGGGAACACATTTACTGCGTCGGAACACCGGACGGTAGGCGTGGGTTCTTAGCGAATTGCTTGATACACGCAGAGGACATGGACACACAAGCGATCGTGGAAGAAATGATTCCCGGAATGTTACTGGTCTCGACCTTCAGCGATTCCTGCTGCACAACAGCCAGTGTGCTCTCAGGTTTAGTAAAGCATTTGCGTGTTGTTAAGaaggatgtgtttgtgtactTTATTGGTCTCATTGTGAGCCTTTGTTGCTCTCCCGATCTCATGGTCGTGCGCCAGatctcttcctctcttcGGGACATCGTTCAGTTTGTGGAAGATGAAGTTGTTGAGGAGATCCTTGCACCGCTTGTCATGTCGATGAACATGTCGGAGTGGAGCTCGCCGAAGGCGGTTGCAGCTTCTTTGCTTGGGGCACTGGCAACTCGCAAAAACGTCATCCGTGCAAGTGAACAAAGTGTCAAACAGTATTTTAATCAGTTCGTCAATCTTGCTGGAGATGGGAGCACATTTGTGAGGCAGGTTTGCGCTGAGTCGATGCAATTTTGGATTTCAGTGGCTGGAGCGCACCAAGTAAGCCTCAAGGAGATGACACTGTCACTCGTGCGCAAGCGCATGTCCAGGGATGGTAGCGACGCTGTTCGCTACAGCTATGTTGCTCAGCTGCTCCCACTAGCTGAAAAAATTGGAAGgtcagaaacaacaaaacatctGCAGAGTTTGCTTATCAGTGCAAGCAGTGACAGTAGTTGGCGTGTCAGATATTACGCTGCGAACTGTCTTTCCGCCTTTTCTCGTCTGTGTATGAGACCATCGGATCTCGTTGGGGTGTTTATGAGCCTCAGTAGGGATGAAATGAAGGAGGTGcgtgccgctgttgttgaACAACTCGGTGCGTTTACTCCAGACATTGTACCTATGCAAGTGGCTGTCAGGGCTTGTATTAGCGTTTCCCTTCTTGCCAAGGATGAAGAACCTCTAGTTAGAGAGGCAGTTGCAAAACAACTACATTTACTACTATCGCCCTTGATTGTGCAAATGTACTCGTCGGACCAGCGGCAGCAGTTGCTGATGTTGCTCACCGACACAAATTTCACTGTAGCCGAAACTGCCACACGGAACTCGGCTCGAGTAGTTGAGACCCTGCTCAAATATATGCAGGCTGACGCTCCGATAAACTTATCtggttcttcttcctctatTCCCATTGAGCATACGAACAGCGCTGTTGCGGCACGAAGCAGTTGTCCAAAGAAAACTACGAAGGGTTCGGCAGCAGAGGAAGCGGCAGTAGTGGGTGCAGATAAAAAGGGGATGGAGGACCACGCAACGGAAGAGTTTATAGACCGTACAGCAGAGGAGTTAAGGGCGCACGCTACAAGTGTTGTGATGGGCCTTGCAGAAAAGCTGCGCTGCGTGAGTGAGTCATCCATTTGGCGTATGCGTGAAGCCGCTGTGGATGCTCTCCGTCACTTCTGCGCTGCAATGCCATGGGAGGAATTTACGCCACTCTTGAATACCATACGTGCCCTATTGAGGGATCCGGTCAATGTTGTTCGTACACGCTCCGCAGACACGCTTGCAGTGGTTGCCGGGGCGTATGGGCCAGAGATGGCGGCTTTCATGATGTCTGAACTTCTCGACAACGAGTTTGATTTAGCAAACAACCTGCCGTTTACCTCGAGGATAGTGGCTATTCGCTGCTTGTCCTCCCTTGTTCCATTAGTTGACAGTTTTCGTTCGGGCGACAACCGGCACCACGAGTTGCGTGAGCGCTGGGTATCAACAATTTCATTACTCGCGGAGGATGATGTACCTAACGTACGCTTGATGCTCGCGAGAACTATAGCAGAGCACTGGAATTGGTATAAGTCGTGCGCTGCGAAGAGTGAAGTTATATGTAACTGCGTGGAGCGGCTAAAGCGTGATGTAGATGTAGATGTAGTAAACGCTGTAAGGGATCTCCACTTAAATTTCCGTAAGGCATGA
- a CDS encoding arginine kinase, with product MGFGSSKPKNKPSKADSKNSPSDPAGAGNNDLEKAFAKLQAAKDCHSLLKKHLTSDVFKKLKDKKTKLGATLLDVIQSGVQNLDSGVGLYAPDAEAYTVFADLFDPVIEDYHNGFKVTDKQPPKDFGDLNTLVDVDPEGKYVISTRVRCGRSLAGYPFNPCLTKEQYEEMESRVREQLSTMTDDLQGTYYPLSGMTKETQQQLIDDHFLFKEGDRFLQAARACEYWPTGRGIYHNNDKTFLVWVNEEDHLRIISMQKGGNLKEVFGRLVKAVNIIEEKVEFSRDDRLGFLTFCPSNLGTTIRASVHIKLPKLGADRAKLEEVAAKYNLQVRGTAGEHSDSPDGIYDISNKRRLGLSEYEAVKEMQDGILELIKLEQSDDAEGNGGADAAGPDDGVDGVATNENE from the coding sequence atggGCTTCGGATCATCAAAACCCAAGAACAAGCCGTCCAAAGCTGATTCAAAGAATTCTCCATCAGATCCAGCGGGGGCAGGAAATAATGATTTGGAAAAGGCTTTTGCGAAACTGCAGGCTGCAAAGGACTGCCACTCGCTGTTGAAGAAACATCTGACAAGTGATGTCTTCAAGAAGCTAAAGGACAAGAAGACGAAGTTGGGTGCTACCTTACTTGATGTCATTCAATCTGGTGTACAGAACCTCGATTCCGGTGTTGGTTTATATGCACCAGACGCAGAAGCCTACACTGTGTTTGCCGACCTCTTCGATCCCGTCATTGAGGATTACCACAACGGCTTTAAGGTAACGGACAAACAACCACCAAAGGACTTCGGTGACTTAAATACGCTGGTTGACGTTGATCCGGAAGGTAAATATGTCATTTCCACCCGTGTGCGCTGCGGCCGCAGTCTCGCCGGTTACCCATTCAACCCATGCCTAACGAAGGAGCAGTACGAGGAAATGGAGTCACGTGTGCGGGAACAACTGAGCACAATGACAGATGATCTGCAAGGTACTTATTATCCGCTTTCTGGCATGacgaaagaaacacaacagcagctaATTGATGaccacttcctcttcaagGAGGGCGATCGTTTCCTGCAAGCTGCCCGCGCATGCGAGTATTGGCCGACTGGTCGTGGTATCTACCATAACAATGACAAGACATTCCTCGTGTGGGTGAATGAAGAGGACCACCTGCGTATCATTTCCATGCAGAAGGGCGGGAACTTGAAGGAGGTCTTCGGCCGTCTTGTGAAGGCAGTGAACATCATTGAAGAGAAGGTGGAGTTCTCTCGTGATGACCGACTTGGTTTCCTGACGTTCTGCCCCTCGAACCTCGGCACGACGATCCGCGCAAGTGTGCACATCAAATTACCGAAACTTGGTGCTGATCGCGCTAAACTTGAGGAGGTTGCTGCAAAATATAACCTGCAGGTACGTGGGACAGCTGGTGAGCACTCTGACAGCCCTGACGGAATTTATGATATCAGCAACAAGCGCCGCCTCGGCCTATCGGAGTATGAAGCCGTAAAGGAAATGCAAGACGGTATCCTTGAGCTCATCAAACTGGAGCAATCCGATGATGCAGAGGGGAACGGAGGTGCTGACGCTGCTGGGCCAGATGATGGCGTAGACGGTGTAGCCACgaatgaaaatgaataa